A window of Microcoleus sp. FACHB-831 contains these coding sequences:
- a CDS encoding type II toxin-antitoxin system HicA family toxin yields MNKIPRISGRECVNALAKVGFYFKRQQSSHIILRRDDPFAQVVVPDHRELDTGTLRAIIRDAGLSVDEFIELM; encoded by the coding sequence GTGAATAAAATACCCAGAATTTCGGGACGCGAATGTGTAAACGCTTTAGCTAAGGTTGGTTTCTACTTCAAACGACAGCAAAGCAGCCATATAATTTTGCGTCGGGACGATCCCTTTGCTCAAGTCGTTGTGCCCGATCATAGGGAACTGGACACAGGGACACTTCGAGCTATCATCCGAGATGCTGGCCTTAGTGTAGATGAGTTTATCGAGCTAATGTGA